CCGCAGCCCCGCCCCCTTCACCCGGTTTGACCTTTAGGTAGCGGTGGTGAAGATGAAGCAGACGGGCCAGGTGTACGCCATGAAGATTATGAATAAGTGGGACATGCTGAAGAGAGGCGAGGTGAGGGCCGGGGCTGGGCGTGGGTGGCGGTGAGGACCTGGCCCCTCAGCCACCGCCTCAGCAGCTCCGGCTGCCCCGCAGGTATCGTGCTTCCGAGAAGAGAGGGATGTGCTGGTGAACGGGGACCGGCGCTGGATCACGCAGCTGCACTTTGCCTTCCAGGACGAGAACTACCTAGTGAGCGCGGGTTGGGGCGGccgggaggagagctgggggcccCCGGGGCTGCCAGTTGACCTAGGatcgggggcgggggcggggggagctGGCCCGGGAATGGCCCGAGGGGGGATGGAGGGTGGCTCAGGCTATGGTAAGAACGTGCCTCCGCTGGCCGGGGGCTACCTCAGCTGGGCTGGGAGGAGTTATCCGCTCTTTCCCCGGGGCCAACCTGGAGGTCTCTTGGGGGAGCCCCTTGCCCGCATGGGATGGCTCCCCGGGCTGTCCGGGTCACCGGGCAGGAGGCATGACGGTCTATACTCTAGGCCTTGGGAGGGCTCTGGGGGCTCTTTTTCTCCGCAATGTCTCTGGGGGAGTGAATCTGAGTCCAGTGAGATCTGGAGACAACTTTGCTGGGACGTGTCTTGATTTCCACTGGGAGGAGATCTCTGGGGCCCCCGCGGGGCAGGGGCTGTGGGGTCTCTGCCCCGAAATATGGTGTCTCCGGGAGACTTTGCCCGGGACGACCCGCGAACGGCTCCGAGGGGGACCGCCAACCCCCACGCACACGACACGCCCCCTCCCAGTACCTGGTCATGGAGTACTACGTGGGCGGGGACCTGCTGACGCTGCTGAGCAAATTTGGAGAGCGGATCCCGGCCGAGATGGCGCGCTTCTACCTGGCCGAGATTGTCATGGCCATCGACTCGGTGCACCGGCTGGGCTACGTGCACAGGTGGGCGCGGCGGGGGCTGAGGGGCGGGACCTGGAGAGGGAGCGCGGGGAGcggggggcagggcctggggatgGCGTCAGAACGACCCCTGAGAAGGTGGGGCCCCGGATGGTGCTGCGCAGAGGCACCCATCGCCCCTCCCCTCCTGGCCCCTGCCGCAGGGACATTAAACCCGACAACATCTTACTGGACCGCTGCGGCCACATCCGCCTGGCCGACTTCGGCTCCTGCCTCAAGCTGCAGGAGGACGGAACGGTGAGCCGGCGCGCCCGGGGCGGTGCGGCTCGGGCCACCCTTGCGGGGTGGGGTCAGGCGCGGGGACTGAGAGGTGCAGGGCGTGCAAGAGGCGGGACTAGGCTTGGAAGCGTGTTGGGACTCAGGCGGAGGCAGAAGGAGGAGGCGCGTGGCGACCCATGTGTGCGGGTGGGGCCGGGTTGGCGGGTAGGGCTAAGAGCCTGGGGTGGGGCCAGTGCCTGAGGGCGGGGCCCGAGCCTAGATCTGGGCCACTTGGCGCAGGTGCGGTCGCTGGTGGCCGTGGGCACCCCGGATTACTTGTCCCCCGAGATCCTGCAGGCCGTGAGCGGCGCGTCGGGGACGGGCAGCTACGGGCCCGAGTGTGACTGGTGGGCGCTGGGCGTGTTCGCCTATGAGATGTTCTATGGGCAGACGCCCTTCTACGCCGACTCCACCGCCGAGACCTACGGCAAGATCGTTCACTACGAGGTGAGCGTCATCCGAGGATGCCCTGCACGCCCTCGGCACAGAGCTCCCAGGCCAACATCTCCCCCTTCTGGGCAGGAGCACCTGTCTCTGCCGCTGGCAGAAGCAGGGGTCCCCGAGGAGGCCCAGGACCTCATCCAGCAGCTGCTGTGTCCCCCGGAGATGCGGCTGGGTCGGGATGGCGCTGGCGACTTCCGGAAGCATCCTTTCTTCTTCGGCCTCGACTGGGATGGACTCCGTGACAGTGCCCCGCCCTTTACGCCGGACTTTGAGGGTGCCACCGACACGTGTAACTTCGATGTGGTAGAGGACGGGCTCACTGCCATGGTGAGCGGGGGCGGGGTAGGTACCTCCGATCCTCTTTCCCCTCCTCTGTAAAGGCCGGACCCTCAAGGCATCCACTGCCCAGAGAACCTGCTCATCCAGTGGGGACCCAGCAGTGAACTACACTCATAGTCCAGTGAGGGGCAGACCCATCCCTAGAACGGCCAGGGCTAGGATGGAGAGTCCAAAGGGAATCCTGACCCAGCATGAAAGGTcctggaaggcttcctggaggaggggactATCTGAACAGAGACCCTCCTTTCTTAAgccatttctctctcagttcccTCTCAACAAGTAGGGGCTGGGTGCTCTTGTGCTTGGCAGCGCTGGCAACACAGCAGTGGCCCGGTTAGCCCCAGTTCCTGCCTTTAGCCACTGTCTAGAAAAGTATGGGGTCAGACTGTGGCACGCAACCTGTTCCAAAGGAAGGCAATAGGGTACAAGAAGAGGAAATGATGGAGGGGCCCCGTTAGATCAGCCCCAAGTTGGGGTGGTTGGCGGTGGGGTTATTTAAGCCAAGGCTGGAAAGGAGCGAGGGACCCGTGTCATACCTGTGCTTCTCTTCTGGAGGAGACGCTGTCGGACATGCCGGAGGGTGTGCCGCTGGGTGTCCACCTGCCTTTCGTGGGTTATTCCTACTCCTGCATGGCCCTCAGGTAAGCTCCGTCCCTTGCTGCCCCATGAGGCATGGGATGGGGGTGCCGGCCTCTGGAGGCCCCAAGATGATGCTCCCAGTTCTGGAAGTCAGTCTTGGAACCTTTAAAATTCTAGATTCAGTTGCTAAACCTCCCAGCCACCAGCCTCAGCCATCCAGATTCTTTCAACCTTCAACTTCTAGATTCCTAGTTCTCCACTGTGGAACTTTAGACTCTTAGAAAATAAGGATTCTAGAATTTTACAATCTTAAGAGGTCACAGACTCATTGAGTCATTCACATAAGCATAAATCCTTTAAGAAACATTAAGTACACAAATGATGCATTGCTTTTGGCAGATAAATGAGAGGATATGATGAGGAAGCTGGGCCATCACCCATAGTAACAACCATGAGAATGTGCTGTTTCCTAGCCCACTTTTATTACTGGATAATGGATTGTAAACACCATTCTTTATCAATCCTGAACTATGACATGCTTCTGAATTACTACTGGGTAGTTccctactgaatttatttagccTGTTCTCTCTATTAATACTCCAGGCTGGAATGAAGAGCCAGCAAGTCAGTCTTGGTGCATGTCCAGGATAAGTAGGTTCTTGGGACACATTTCCATGAGTGGGGTTGCTGGGTTGGAGACatctactttttttatttttaaataccaaaaaaacaccaaacaaatgcaaatattcgggactttttttttttttttaatccctttaaaGGGGACAACACCTTCAACAcctttttttaacacgggcaggcaccaggaatcgaacccgggtcctctggcatggcaggcgagaactctgcctgctgagccatcgtggcccgcccaatattcagaacttttgatcattccgttctacatatataatcagtaattcacaatatcatcacatagttgcatatccatcatcataatcatttcttggaacatttgcatctgttcagaaaaagaaatgaaaacaaaaaaattcatacataccatacctcccaccccttcccctcaccaatcaccagcatttcactctaaatttaacatttgttccccctataattcatctttattccatatgttttactcgtctgttgataaggcagataaaaggagcatcagacacaaggttttcacaatcacacagtcacactgcgaaagctatatcattatacaatcatcttcaagaaacatggctactggaacacagctctacattttcaggcagttccctccagcctttccactacatcttgactaacaaggtgatatctacttaatgcataagagtaacctccaggataacctctcgactctggaatctctcagctattgatacACTTTATTTGAGACATCCACTTTTAATGTGACGTTCTATTCCTGGGGTGGGTCTGTTCCCCTCCTAGCAGCTGTGTATGACAGGGGAGTGTTGATGTTTATAGTCGCAGTCTTGGAACTAAACCCAGTCTTAGACCACATCCTGGGAGGTGGCCAGAGCTGGAGGGTTGGTGGGAATCATTGGGTCCAAAGGTCACACAGTGCTGAGACAGGCAGACCCTAGGTGGCAGCTCATAGGAGAACAAGGTCATGTGAGAGGAAGGCCTTTACTGGCCAGGAGGACCTGTCAAACCAACTTCAAACCATGGGGTCCTGGGGTTTGGCTGCCTCAAGCTCCATGCCACACCCATGCTAGGGAATCCTGGTTCTAAGGCCAGGGGGTGGGCAGCCTCCTGGGGGAGGGCTggctctccctcctctctcttcccccaGGGATGATGAGCTCCCACGCCCCACACCCATGGAACTGGAGGCTGCGCCGTTGCCTGAGCCACATGTGCAAGCTCCCAGCCTGGCACCCACTGCACCGCCACCAGAGGAAATAGTAAGCTGGAGGAGGGGGTCAgggacaaagaggggagaaaaGGTGAGAGCCTTCAGGGATGGCGTGTGTCATCTCTGGGCGCTCATTTGACAGTggcatacagaaaacaaaatgagGAGACAAGATGACTTTAGTCTGAGGTGATCCCTCTGAAGACTAACGCTGGCTTATGATGACATTCATGGGGATGGGGGAAGCTCTAGGGGGCTGTTATCTTGGAGAGGAGCCCCAGAGAAGGAGTCAGGCATGGGAAGAAAAGGGCCAAGGTTCTGAGACAGAACCTCGAGGTTGAAAATCAGCAGGTTTGTTGTTGACCCTGAGAAGAGGGCAGCAAGGCTGAACCGCTGGctgagtggggaggggaggctggCGGGACCAGCAGGAGGTCCACCAAGCAGGGCCTCTGCAGACCAGGCCTCCTACTGAGAGCACTAGGAAGCTGGAGATATTTTGAGCAGGTGAGGGCCATGGTCAAGTTAACTGGGTGTTTTAGGAAGAGCCTTTTGGTTGCTGTGTGTAGGGTGGATGGGAGGAGTCCAGACCAAAGGCTGGAGACCAGGAAGGGCGGCCAGCCAGTTGGCAAGTGTTGGGCCTTGCAGGAGCTATGGGCATCTCAGAGATATCTGGGTAAGGGAGCGGGGAAGGAGCCGGATCCGGAGTGCTCTGGCAGCCCTATAGCCAGTTCCCATCTGCAGGCGGAGGTGGCTATCCCGGAGGAGGCCGAGGTGACGCTGCGGGAGCTCCAGGAGGCGCTGGAGGAGGAGGTGCTGACTCGGCAGAGCCTGAGCCGGGAGCTGGAGGCGATCCGCACCGACAACCGGAACTTCGCCAGGTCGGGGCCGGGGGTGCGGGAGCCATCGCGACCCGGAGCAGCCCTTTTCGCCGGGGTCCCCGACGGGCTCACGGTCCTTACCTACCCGCAGTCAACTACGCGAGGCCGAGGCCCGGAACCGAGACCTGGAGGCGCACGTTCGGCAGCTGCAGGAGCGGATGGAGATGCTGCAGGGAGAGGGAGCCGCAGGCGAGTTCCCCTTCCGCCCCCTTTCCCGAGGGCGCCGAGGGAGGTGGGCACGGCGGGGGCGTGTGTTCGCGCCTGGGGGAGGGCGAAAGGCCCAGTTTGGGGCACGCCGCACCACCGCCTCCTCGCCCTTCCACGCACCCTAcgcctctctcttctccttccagccGTCACGGGGATGCCCAGTCCCCGGGCCACGGATCCACCTTCCCATGTAAGACCCCTCTCTTTCCCCTGCCTCGAGCCTGCTGCCTCCCTCCCCGTCCAGATTTAGGGTTCAGCCTGCCTCTTAGGGGCTCCGAACGAGACGCCCTCCGTTCAGCCCCCCATCTACTGGATCAACCTCGGTCCAAGCCTCTTAGCAAATTCAGCCCCTGTATCTCCCCAGCTCCCCGCAACCTCGACTTCCCTCGCTGTCTCTCGCCCCCCGCCGAGGGCGGCCGGGCCGGGCTGGGCTGGGCTCCGATCGGGTCACCTGTCCCTTCTCTCTCCAGCTAGATGGCCCCCCGGCCGTGGCTCTGGGCCAGTGCCCGCTGGTGGGGCCAGGCCCCATGCACCGCCGCCACCTGCTGCTCCCTGCCAGGGTACGTCCGGCTGCCCACGCCCGCCCGCCCCCGCGCATGGGCCTAGCTGCCGCACCCCACGCCGCCTTTGCTTGGCAGCGCCTCTGTCGGGCTCGGCCCACCGCCCGGAGGGAGGGTGCTCGGTCAGCCAATCAACAGGGCCGCTAAGAAGTAGCCAATGAGGAGTTCAGACGGGATTTGGGGCTGGCGAGCAGCCCTACCATAGCGGTCCTCGTTGTAGGGCGTGGGGaaggggggctggggagggcggACTGTGGACACACCCACCAGCGCAAGCGGGCGAGCCTCACGAGCCAATCAGAGGCGCAGGCCGTCCGACGCCTGGCACCGCCCGATTCCTGACCCCGCCCTCTCACCCACAGGTCCCTAGGCTTGACCTATCGGAGGCGCGTTCCCTGTTCCTGTTCGCCGCTGCTCTGGCTCCTGCCGCCGCCCTGGGCTGCATTGGGCTGGTGGCCCGCGCCGGCCATCCCTCTCCGGTCTGGCGCCGCCTCGCAGCCGCCTTCGCCCCCTGAACCCTAGAACCCCAACCGGTCCTCCACGCGGGGCCTGTCGGAGGGCTGGGTGACCCAGGCACAGCCCAGAAGTCACTTCTACCGCCTCCGGGTTTGCGGCCGGCCCCGCGCAGTCTCCGCCCCACCGCCTCCCTGTGATCCGGGCCCGCCCCCTGGCGGCCGGGGAGGGAGGGGCCGGGTCTGCGGCTGAAGCTAGAGCTCGTGGGAGGTTGGGAGCCGGGAGTGCTGCTGCTGCCGGGGAAGCGGCCGATCACCTCCGCCAGCCGGGCTGCGGCGTGGACGTGGACGGGCAAGGTACCCGTCTGGAGAAGGCACCAAAGGCCGGGGCCGCCTTCCGCCCTGCACGCGTCGCCCCTCCCCCCGCCATCGGCTCGCAAACCACAAACCCTCCTAATGCCCGAAGGCTCTGTCCTCCCGGAACGTTCTTTTCCTGCGGCGAACGTCCGGCGCGCGTCGCTCTCTTGGGGGCCTTTGCCTCTGCCCGTCCGGCTCTTTCTGGGGCTCCCGCGCCCCTCTCCTCACGTGCGCTACTCTCGGAGCCACAGCCGGCTCCGCCCGCCTCGCGGTTTGGGTATTTATTGACCTTGTCCTGCGACTCGCTGACAGGCTCCAGGACCCCGGCACCCAGTCCACGTTTTGGATGCACTGAGACCCCGCCATTCCTCGGTATTTATTGTCTCTCCCCACCTAAGACCCCACCCCCGACCCTCGCAAATAAAAAGCCCTCTCGTCTGCCCAAGGCTTTGGCATTCACCGCGTCCGCCTTGCTGGCGTTGTGGGCGGGAGGCTGCTCAGTAGGCCAATCAAAAGGCGAGGAGCTAGCGGGACCAGAAGCCTACGAATCGGGGTTGGGGGGAGGAAACGCCAAAGGGCGGGGTTTCTGCATCCCGCCAATAGAAAAGGGCGAGTGGGCAGCCGGGGCCACCGCCCCCCGCCCAGCTGTGGCCCAGCTGTGCTACCCCTGGCCCCGATCCCTGGGAAGAAGGGGGCTGGGCCGTCCACGCGCACGGCCCTCCTCTGCTACCGCGCCTGCGCGGGCCACGCGCATCCGCTCCAGGGACGTCAGCTCGAGAAAAGTTGCCACAAACTTTGTAGCCCGTTTCCCCCGCCCCTCCTCCCCGCCAGGCCCGTCCCCCCTGCGGAGCCGGGAATTCCGAGGGGCGGAGTGCAAGCTGAGATGGAGAGTGGGGGGGAGGGCCTCCAAAGGGCTCTGGAGACGGAGGCGTGGAGGAGCTTAGGCTCGGGACAGAGGTGGCTTCGCGCCTTTAACTATCCCGGACGGCCC
The genomic region above belongs to Tamandua tetradactyla isolate mTamTet1 chromosome 16, mTamTet1.pri, whole genome shotgun sequence and contains:
- the DMPK gene encoding myotonin-protein kinase isoform X7, which produces MKQTGQVYAMKIMNKWDMLKRGEVSCFREERDVLVNGDRRWITQLHFAFQDENYLYLVMEYYVGGDLLTLLSKFGERIPAEMARFYLAEIVMAIDSVHRLGYVHRDIKPDNILLDRCGHIRLADFGSCLKLQEDGTVRSLVAVGTPDYLSPEILQAVSGASGTGSYGPECDWWALGVFAYEMFYGQTPFYADSTAETYGKIVHYEEHLSLPLAEAGVPEEAQDLIQQLLCPPEMRLGRDGAGDFRKHPFFFGLDWDGLRDSAPPFTPDFEGATDTCNFDVVEDGLTAMVSGGGETLSDMPEGVPLGVHLPFVGYSYSCMALRDDELPRPTPMELEAAPLPEPHVQAPSLAPTAPPPEEIAEVAIPEEAEVTLRELQEALEEEVLTRQSLSRELEAIRTDNRNFASQLREAEARNRDLEAHVRQLQERMEMLQGEGAAAVTGMPSPRATDPPSHMAPRPWLWASARWWGQAPCTAATCCSLPGSLGLTYRRRVPCSCSPLLWLLPPPWAALGWWPAPAIPLRSGAASQPPSPPEP
- the DMPK gene encoding myotonin-protein kinase isoform X6, whose amino-acid sequence is MSAEVRLRRLQQLVLDPGFLGLEPLLDLLLGVHQELGTSDLAQDKYVADFLQWAEPIAARLKEVRLQRDDFEILKVIGRGAFSEVAVVKMKQTGQVYAMKIMNKWDMLKRGEVSCFREERDVLVNGDRRWITQLHFAFQDENYLYLVMEYYVGGDLLTLLSKFGERIPAEMARFYLAEIVMAIDSVHRLGYVHRDIKPDNILLDRCGHIRLADFGSCLKLQEDGTVRSLVAVGTPDYLSPEILQAVSGASGTGSYGPECDWWALGVFAYEMFYGQTPFYADSTAETYGKIVHYEEHLSLPLAEAGVPEEAQDLIQQLLCPPEMRLGRDGAGDFRKHPFFFGLDWDGLRDSAPPFTPDFEGATDTCNFDVVEDGLTAMVSGGGETLSDMPEGVPLGVHLPFVGYSYSCMALRDDELPRPTPMELEAAPLPEPHVQAPSLAPTAPPPEEIAEVAIPEEAEVTLRELQEALEEEVLTRQSLSRELEAIRTDNRNFASQLREAEARNRDLEAHVRQLQERMEMLQGEGAAGP
- the DMPK gene encoding myotonin-protein kinase isoform X4; the encoded protein is MSAEVRLRRLQQLVLDPGFLGLEPLLDLLLGVHQELGTSDLAQDKYVADFLQWAEPIAARLKEVRLQRDDFEILKVIGRGAFSEVAVVKMKQTGQVYAMKIMNKWDMLKRGEVSCFREERDVLVNGDRRWITQLHFAFQDENYLYLVMEYYVGGDLLTLLSKFGERIPAEMARFYLAEIVMAIDSVHRLGYVHRDIKPDNILLDRCGHIRLADFGSCLKLQEDGTVRSLVAVGTPDYLSPEILQAVSGASGTGSYGPECDWWALGVFAYEMFYGQTPFYADSTAETYGKIVHYEEHLSLPLAEAGVPEEAQDLIQQLLCPPEMRLGRDGAGDFRKHPFFFGLDWDGLRDSAPPFTPDFEGATDTCNFDVVEDGLTAMETLSDMPEGVPLGVHLPFVGYSYSCMALRDDELPRPTPMELEAAPLPEPHVQAPSLAPTAPPPEEIAEVAIPEEAEVTLRELQEALEEEVLTRQSLSRELEAIRTDNRNFASQLREAEARNRDLEAHVRQLQERMEMLQGEGAAAVTGMPSPRATDPPSHLDGPPAVALGQCPLVGPGPMHRRHLLLPARVPRLDLSEARSLFLFAAALAPAAALGCIGLVARAGHPSPVWRRLAAAFAP
- the DMPK gene encoding myotonin-protein kinase isoform X8, which encodes MVLPARHVSRGAAAAAPAAGAGPRLPGAGAPARPSSGRPPGAGHLRPGPGQVRGRLLAVGPKSSTSQSMVQEAPSCESGAEPIAARLKEVRLQRDDFEILKVIGRGAFSEVAVVKMKQTGQVYAMKIMNKWDMLKRGEVSCFREERDVLVNGDRRWITQLHFAFQDENYLYLVMEYYVGGDLLTLLSKFGERIPAEMARFYLAEIVMAIDSVHRLGYVHRDIKPDNILLDRCGHIRLADFGSCLKLQEDGTVRSLVAVGTPDYLSPEILQAVSGASGTGSYGPECDWWALGVFAYEMFYGQTPFYADSTAETYGKIVHYEEHLSLPLAEAGVPEEAQDLIQQLLCPPEMRLGRDGAGDFRKHPFFFGLDWDGLRDSAPPFTPDFEGATDTCNFDVVEDGLTAMVSGGGETLSDMPEGVPLGVHLPFVGYSYSCMALRDDELPRPTPMELEAAPLPEPHVQAPSLAPTAPPPEEIAEVAIPEEAEVTLRELQEALEEEVLTRQSLSRELEAIRTDNRNFASQLREAEARNRDLEAHVRQLQERMEMLQGEGAAAVTGMPSPRATDPPSHMAPRPWLWASARWWGQAPCTAATCCSLPGSLGLTYRRRVPCSCSPLLWLLPPPWAALGWWPAPAIPLRSGAASQPPSPPEP
- the DMPK gene encoding myotonin-protein kinase isoform X5, which produces MSAEVRLRRLQQLVLDPGFLGLEPLLDLLLGVHQELGTSDLAQDKYVADFLQWAEPIAARLKEVRLQRDDFEILKVIGRGAFSEVAVVKMKQTGQVYAMKIMNKWDMLKRGEVSCFREERDVLVNGDRRWITQLHFAFQDENYLYLVMEYYVGGDLLTLLSKFGERIPAEMARFYLAEIVMAIDSVHRLGYVHRDIKPDNILLDRCGHIRLADFGSCLKLQEDGTVRSLVAVGTPDYLSPEILQAVSGASGTGSYGPECDWWALGVFAYEMFYGQTPFYADSTAETYGKIVHYEEHLSLPLAEAGVPEEAQDLIQQLLCPPEMRLGRDGAGDFRKHPFFFGLDWDGLRDSAPPFTPDFEGATDTCNFDVVEDGLTAMVSGGGETLSDMPEGVPLGVHLPFVGYSYSCMALRDDELPRPTPMELEAAPLPEPHVQAPSLAPTAPPPEEIAEVAIPEEAEVTLRELQEALEEEVLTRQSLSRELEAIRTDNRNFASQLREAEARNRDLEAHVRQLQERMEMLQGEGAAAVTGMPSPRATDPPSHLPATSTSLAVSRPPPRAAGPGWAGLRSGHLSLLSPARWPPGRGSGPVPAGGARPHAPPPPAAPCQGP
- the DMPK gene encoding myotonin-protein kinase isoform X9; translation: MVLPARHVSRGAAAAAPAAGAGPRLPGAGAPARPSSGRPPGAGHLRPGPGQVRGRLLAVGPKSSTSQSMVQEAPSCESGAEPIAARLKEVRLQRDDFEILKVIGRGAFSEVAVVKMKQTGQVYAMKIMNKWDMLKRGEVSCFREERDVLVNGDRRWITQLHFAFQDENYLYLVMEYYVGGDLLTLLSKFGERIPAEMARFYLAEIVMAIDSVHRLGYVHRDIKPDNILLDRCGHIRLADFGSCLKLQEDGTVRSLVAVGTPDYLSPEILQAVSGASGTGSYGPECDWWALGVFAYEMFYGQTPFYADSTAETYGKIVHYEEHLSLPLAEAGVPEEAQDLIQQLLCPPEMRLGRDGAGDFRKHPFFFGLDWDGLRDSAPPFTPDFEGATDTCNFDVVEDGLTAMVSGGGETLSDMPEGVPLGVHLPFVGYSYSCMALRDDELPRPTPMELEAAPLPEPHVQAPSLAPTAPPPEEIAEVAIPEEAEVTLRELQEALEEEVLTRQSLSRELEAIRTDNRNFASQLREAEARNRDLEAHVRQLQERMEMLQGEGAAAVTGMPSPRATDPPSHLDGPPAVALGQCPLVGPGPMHRRHLLLPARVPRLDLSEARSLFLFAAALAPAAALGCIGLVARAGHPSPVWRRLAAAFAP
- the DMPK gene encoding myotonin-protein kinase isoform X3, whose product is MSAEVRLRRLQQLVLDPGFLGLEPLLDLLLGVHQELGTSDLAQDKYVADFLQWAEPIAARLKEVRLQRDDFEILKVIGRGAFSEVAVVKMKQTGQVYAMKIMNKWDMLKRGEVSCFREERDVLVNGDRRWITQLHFAFQDENYLYLVMEYYVGGDLLTLLSKFGERIPAEMARFYLAEIVMAIDSVHRLGYVHRDIKPDNILLDRCGHIRLADFGSCLKLQEDGTVRSLVAVGTPDYLSPEILQAVSGASGTGSYGPECDWWALGVFAYEMFYGQTPFYADSTAETYGKIVHYEEHLSLPLAEAGVPEEAQDLIQQLLCPPEMRLGRDGAGDFRKHPFFFGLDWDGLRDSAPPFTPDFEGATDTCNFDVVEDGLTAMETLSDMPEGVPLGVHLPFVGYSYSCMALRDDELPRPTPMELEAAPLPEPHVQAPSLAPTAPPPEEIAEVAIPEEAEVTLRELQEALEEEVLTRQSLSRELEAIRTDNRNFASQLREAEARNRDLEAHVRQLQERMEMLQGEGAAAVTGMPSPRATDPPSHMAPRPWLWASARWWGQAPCTAATCCSLPGSLGLTYRRRVPCSCSPLLWLLPPPWAALGWWPAPAIPLRSGAASQPPSPPEP
- the DMPK gene encoding myotonin-protein kinase isoform X1, giving the protein MSAEVRLRRLQQLVLDPGFLGLEPLLDLLLGVHQELGTSDLAQDKYVADFLQWAEPIAARLKEVRLQRDDFEILKVIGRGAFSEVAVVKMKQTGQVYAMKIMNKWDMLKRGEVSCFREERDVLVNGDRRWITQLHFAFQDENYLYLVMEYYVGGDLLTLLSKFGERIPAEMARFYLAEIVMAIDSVHRLGYVHRDIKPDNILLDRCGHIRLADFGSCLKLQEDGTVRSLVAVGTPDYLSPEILQAVSGASGTGSYGPECDWWALGVFAYEMFYGQTPFYADSTAETYGKIVHYEEHLSLPLAEAGVPEEAQDLIQQLLCPPEMRLGRDGAGDFRKHPFFFGLDWDGLRDSAPPFTPDFEGATDTCNFDVVEDGLTAMVSGGGETLSDMPEGVPLGVHLPFVGYSYSCMALRDDELPRPTPMELEAAPLPEPHVQAPSLAPTAPPPEEIAEVAIPEEAEVTLRELQEALEEEVLTRQSLSRELEAIRTDNRNFASQLREAEARNRDLEAHVRQLQERMEMLQGEGAAAVTGMPSPRATDPPSHMAPRPWLWASARWWGQAPCTAATCCSLPGSLGLTYRRRVPCSCSPLLWLLPPPWAALGWWPAPAIPLRSGAASQPPSPPEP
- the DMPK gene encoding myotonin-protein kinase isoform X2, producing MSAEVRLRRLQQLVLDPGFLGLEPLLDLLLGVHQELGTSDLAQDKYVADFLQWAEPIAARLKEVRLQRDDFEILKVIGRGAFSEVAVVKMKQTGQVYAMKIMNKWDMLKRGEVSCFREERDVLVNGDRRWITQLHFAFQDENYLYLVMEYYVGGDLLTLLSKFGERIPAEMARFYLAEIVMAIDSVHRLGYVHRDIKPDNILLDRCGHIRLADFGSCLKLQEDGTVRSLVAVGTPDYLSPEILQAVSGASGTGSYGPECDWWALGVFAYEMFYGQTPFYADSTAETYGKIVHYEEHLSLPLAEAGVPEEAQDLIQQLLCPPEMRLGRDGAGDFRKHPFFFGLDWDGLRDSAPPFTPDFEGATDTCNFDVVEDGLTAMVSGGGETLSDMPEGVPLGVHLPFVGYSYSCMALRDDELPRPTPMELEAAPLPEPHVQAPSLAPTAPPPEEIAEVAIPEEAEVTLRELQEALEEEVLTRQSLSRELEAIRTDNRNFASQLREAEARNRDLEAHVRQLQERMEMLQGEGAAAVTGMPSPRATDPPSHLDGPPAVALGQCPLVGPGPMHRRHLLLPARVPRLDLSEARSLFLFAAALAPAAALGCIGLVARAGHPSPVWRRLAAAFAP